A DNA window from Pseudoalteromonas spongiae UST010723-006 contains the following coding sequences:
- the nadC gene encoding carboxylating nicotinate-nucleotide diphosphorylase yields the protein MALSQQLISQLVKSALDEDLNYQSADGDITAQLIPATQQANAKVITREAGVFCGKQLILEVFEQVDPSVIVNVLVDDGNTIEENQTLFTAVGNARAILTAERTALNFVQTLSGTATITAHYVKELVGTGTQLLDTRKTIPGLRLLQKYAVKCGGGENHRIGLFDAFLIKENHIAACGGIENAVAQAKTNHPDKKVEVEVENLAELQLALDAGADIIMLDNFTVEMINKAVTITNKRAKLEVSGNMTLETLRTYSQAGVDFISSGALTKHVKALDLSMRFENNGD from the coding sequence ATGGCTCTCTCTCAACAATTAATTTCTCAACTCGTTAAATCTGCACTCGACGAAGACTTAAACTACCAAAGTGCTGACGGCGATATTACCGCACAGCTTATTCCGGCAACACAACAAGCAAACGCAAAAGTAATCACACGCGAAGCGGGTGTTTTTTGTGGCAAGCAACTTATTTTAGAAGTGTTTGAACAGGTAGATCCAAGTGTAATAGTGAATGTATTAGTTGATGATGGCAATACCATTGAAGAAAACCAAACGTTATTTACCGCGGTTGGTAATGCACGCGCTATTTTAACTGCTGAGCGCACCGCGCTTAACTTTGTTCAAACACTTTCAGGCACAGCAACGATTACCGCCCACTATGTAAAAGAGTTAGTTGGTACAGGAACACAACTGCTCGACACTCGAAAAACAATTCCGGGATTACGCTTATTACAAAAATACGCAGTGAAATGCGGTGGTGGCGAAAATCATCGCATCGGATTATTTGACGCCTTTCTAATTAAAGAAAACCACATTGCTGCCTGTGGTGGCATTGAGAATGCGGTAGCACAAGCGAAAACAAATCATCCAGACAAAAAAGTAGAAGTAGAAGTAGAAAACTTAGCAGAACTACAGTTGGCTCTTGATGCTGGTGCAGACATTATCATGCTTGATAATTTCACAGTTGAGATGATTAACAAGGCGGTAACAATCACTAACAAACGCGCCAAACTGGAAGTGTCGGGGAATATGACATTAGAGACTTTACGCACCTATTCTCAAGCAGGTGTCGACTTTATTTCTTCAGGTGCTTTAACAAAACATGTAAAAGCGCTTGATTTATCAATGCGTTTTGAAAATAATGGCGACTAA